A segment of the Fibrobacter succinogenes subsp. succinogenes S85 genome:
ATATTCTTTATATCCCCGCTAGAAATGCGGACACATTCCATATTGTATTCAAATTCTTTCGCCTTCTGCGAGCCCATCGATATGCCCAAAAGTTTGGCATGAGACGACGCAATCTCACGCACCACATTCAACGGGGAAAAATCCGCCGCCTGCATCCGCTGCGCCTGACGCACCGCCAAAGTTATGCTCCCCGCCATCACGGGAATTTCCTTGGCAATATTCTCTATTTCGTCGTTGCACAAAATCGATTCAGCCTGCTGCGCTTTAAGAACAGACTGCCAAATTGCAACACGTTCTTTATTACTGAACGTAAAAAATTCCAGCGAATAGTCAAACCGGCGACGAGTACTATTTTCAATACACGCAATATTATTCGTAATCCAAATAACAGGCGTTTTCAGATTTTCAAAAATGATATTCAGCAAACCTTTCTCCGCCTGATTCAAGACCAAATCAGCTTCGTCCATCAGAATTATGCCACCACACCGCTCACATTCCCAATCAGCAAGCAACATGGAACGCAAACGAGTCTGCAAAAGGGATTCCTTATCCATAGATTCATCGCCCATGCCCACAGCAAGCATAGGGACATTCAACTCCTGAGCAAGCGCTTTCGCAAGTTCCGTTTTTCCCGTCCCTTCACGACCGTAAAAAAGAATATTGAGAGGCGAACCCTTCTGATGAGTTTTCAGCATCTGCAAAACAAAGAACGCCTGCGGATTCGTCTTGACAATTTGCGCATAACCAACGCAAGGTTTTGGCGCAGTTTTCAAATCCATAATCCTTGATATATCCGAAAAACCAGACAGGAAATCGCTTACCTCGCTCGCCAAATACAGTTCACGCCGCTTGATTTTCAAATCTGCATTTCGATTCGTTTCCTCCATACGCACCAGCTGAAACTTGATAAGCGCGCTCTCCTTTGAACAGAGTTCATGCAACGTTTCCGGCTCCAACCCAGCAATCAAAGAAATTCGCCTAAACGATCCCCGTTCGGACGGATCAAAGTAATCAAACATTTTCGAGATCTTTTCAACCTTAAAAAACATGTTATGATGATCGCGCAGCCATAAATACAGCACAAGATCCAAGGCTTCATCCGAAAGATGGAAAAGACGCTTCAATTCAAAAGCCCTCTGCATCGACACATCGCTTTCATCGCATCCGCCAGCAAGCCAGTTTGCGGAACACTCTTGAATTGACCGAGAAAGCAACAGGCGTGTATAAACATCACCATCGCCCCAATGAGCAACAAAGCTCAGGAAATGCTTTGCAAAAATGATTCTTCGGCTTTTATGGAATTCTTCAAGAAGATCCTTCGCCTTGTACCACTTATTCTCAATCTCCGTCGTAATTCCAGTAGGGAGTTCAATGCGTTCACGGGCTTCATACACTCTATCCAAAAAAGTCGCAACGCATTCATCTGTTATATACTTGTCGCAAAAGACCCGACAATCCCCATCTGGATAATACCGCATAAAGCGGCTCCAAAATTCCATAATTTTCAAGTCCATAAAAGTCGGCTGACCGCTCAGAGACTTTTCAGAGACACCTTCTTTACCAAGCATTTTGCGCTTATTTTTAAAGTAATTTTCGATTGTATTTTCGTAATGTAACTGCATGGTTTTAACCTCAATTTTGCACCATGCAATATAAAAGAAACGCACGACAATTAATGTCGTGCGAGATTTTTTAACAAGCCACACAAAATCCTACATGGCTTCATTTGCTTTATTCTCTACTTTCGCCTCATTTACAATTTTTTCAGTTTTTTTGTACACATCATACAAACCATCCACAATTTGTTTATCATCATTTTCATCTATAGATTGTACAATAATACTCCATTTTTCATTCTGTGACAAATCATGAGTCGTTTTTATAACATCTATTTTACCATCAATCAACTTTTTATACAAAGCTTCCCTGGCTCTATCACCATCACCTTGCCATACACTAAGGCTAATATCAAATTTTTTCTTATTAAAACCAGCCTCTATTCCTAATGCGTATTTAGGATTATTTTCTTCAAAACATCCTTTTAGATAAAAATAACGCCTCTTATCCCGAGGATTTATCCAAATCTCTTTCTTCATAAATTCGCAAAAAGTTGCATTTTCCTTTAAGGCAAGAAGATTCTTTATTTTATCAATATGTTGATTATTTTCAACTCTTTGTTTTTCCAAAAAAAGATTTCTGCGTTCAATTAGTTGTTCTATAATTCTATTATTTTCATCATTAAGAAAGAAATCTTTTTCATCTTTAGAAAAATCCGACATATAGCCTCCCTTTCGGTCTAAAAATAAGATAAAATCTGTTAAAACAGGAAGATATTTGGAATTACATTGTGTTAAATAATTACCTAAATTTTGTTTTAACTTTTCTAAAAACTCTCTATAATAAATCGTTTTAAAATTAGGATTTACATTCTCATATTCAGCCTTTTGACATAAAGCAAAAAGAATACACACCGTGTGTAAATCATAACATTCACTTTCATTTTTAACATAATCATAATAATCATTAAAATCATTGTACGCAGGAGCATCAATTTTATTTTCTATACACACTTTTAAGCAATCTGTTGTCAACAGTAAATCAATGCGATTCCCTTTTTCAGTATATATTTCTGTTTCAGCACAAACGCTTCGAGTATGCATGATATTTTTCTTATCAAAATTCTCCACTTCTACTGGATACTTTTCTCGATAAGCATCAAAAAGCGAATTAAAAAAAAGAGTTCTAAACCCATGTGGATTTCTTGAATCAAAGAAAAAAGCGAATATTCTCGAGCATATTTCTTCTAGCCGATTCCACGGATACTCGCACAATTCCAAATAAGTCGGCTCATACATCGGCTTGGGAAGAAAGTTGTTAAACTTGTTAAGAAGTTCTTTAAACTTTTCAAGCTGATTTTCATCTTTTTCCATAAGTAAATCCTCTTAACATTAAATATGATTATATCAGACTAGAAGAATGTAGATTCAACGCACGACAATTAACGTCGTCAGCATACCTCCTTAACTTTTTTGACATTTATTTCCATAGGGCGCAAATCTTCTGAATAATCTCTTCCTGTACTTTTCCCTGTGGATGCGGGACGACAATGCAGCAATGCATTTTTCCAGATTCGCCTACTAGGGTAAATTCGCCCGTAGATTCGTTTTTAGACTTCAATTGACCGCAGGGTTCCCAGCGTTCAAAGAATCGACCAACACCTTTTCCACTTTCGTAGATACCGGTCAAGAAAACGGAAAAACAAGGATCTAAATCATCCATTTCTGCAAGCAGCAATTGAGCACATTCATTAATCTGTTCACTCCTTAAGCCCTGCGTGGTTCCCTGTTTCGCACGGAAATTAATTTTATACAAATCACTCCAATAAAAATCATGGAAAACGTCCGGACCATACGACTCTCCGCGAACTCTTTCAAGAACATGACCGACAACTCGCCAAAAAGGAGAATCATCATAATAATAACCATCCCTAGATTTGAGCCAGTTCAGTTCATCGTATTCGTAATCGGTCACAAGCGGAACCTTGTCTTGCCCAAGACCGTAAGTATCACGACCAACGAACATCGGCAACCCTTTCTTAAAGTGGCTTTGCGGACCAACAAAATGCGTCGGCATAATGCCCAAAGCATCGCTATTGGGCAAAGATTTCGTCTTTTCGTAAAGGATTTTGTAAAGTTGTTTAACTTGTGGCGTCATGGTAGAATTCCCTATTTTAAAATTTCATCAAGGTTTTCTTCAATCAAATTTTTATTCGTTTGAACGAATTCATCATTTTTAAATTTATAAAAGCCT
Coding sequences within it:
- a CDS encoding AAA family ATPase, which gives rise to MQLHYENTIENYFKNKRKMLGKEGVSEKSLSGQPTFMDLKIMEFWSRFMRYYPDGDCRVFCDKYITDECVATFLDRVYEARERIELPTGITTEIENKWYKAKDLLEEFHKSRRIIFAKHFLSFVAHWGDGDVYTRLLLSRSIQECSANWLAGGCDESDVSMQRAFELKRLFHLSDEALDLVLYLWLRDHHNMFFKVEKISKMFDYFDPSERGSFRRISLIAGLEPETLHELCSKESALIKFQLVRMEETNRNADLKIKRRELYLASEVSDFLSGFSDISRIMDLKTAPKPCVGYAQIVKTNPQAFFVLQMLKTHQKGSPLNILFYGREGTGKTELAKALAQELNVPMLAVGMGDESMDKESLLQTRLRSMLLADWECERCGGIILMDEADLVLNQAEKGLLNIIFENLKTPVIWITNNIACIENSTRRRFDYSLEFFTFSNKERVAIWQSVLKAQQAESILCNDEIENIAKEIPVMAGSITLAVRQAQRMQAADFSPLNVVREIASSHAKLLGISMGSQKAKEFEYNMECVRISSGDIKNIDYVIPMLKNFDAQWRSSTLNGRRENLNIFLYGPPGTGKSAYAKHIAQDILGRDLLVKRASDILGGIVGDTERNIREMFREAEQSDAILFIDEADSFFENRGNAKNHWEVTLVNEFICQMDSFNGMLIAATNYENVLDWAIRRRFQLKLAFDYMDSKQVSKTWTSFFGDKCPREVLACDNVSISDFQNVRRKLVYVPADLRTRELIMQNMLEEIANKDDHQGRRLGL
- a CDS encoding PD-(D/E)XK nuclease family protein, with translation MEKDENQLEKFKELLNKFNNFLPKPMYEPTYLELCEYPWNRLEEICSRIFAFFFDSRNPHGFRTLFFNSLFDAYREKYPVEVENFDKKNIMHTRSVCAETEIYTEKGNRIDLLLTTDCLKVCIENKIDAPAYNDFNDYYDYVKNESECYDLHTVCILFALCQKAEYENVNPNFKTIYYREFLEKLKQNLGNYLTQCNSKYLPVLTDFILFLDRKGGYMSDFSKDEKDFFLNDENNRIIEQLIERRNLFLEKQRVENNQHIDKIKNLLALKENATFCEFMKKEIWINPRDKRRYFYLKGCFEENNPKYALGIEAGFNKKKFDISLSVWQGDGDRAREALYKKLIDGKIDVIKTTHDLSQNEKWSIIVQSIDENDDKQIVDGLYDVYKKTEKIVNEAKVENKANEAM